aagaggacaaaTGCctgttctttaaaataaaatttgacaagcatctttcatatttatttggttttttttagtaatgaaaaaagaAGTTCACGTCTTTTGCGAAACCCATTATTTCAAATGCAAAACACACGGAAGAGAGACGCTGTTGAAGATTGTAGGtgttttacaggggtttgacagataaatatgaatttgaagctaaattgttagcagtgccaaacagcgTTTTCCAtagtttacgtccttgctacaacataaaGTTAACGGTAGAAACTATGTatggtcggcgcaatagcctagtgcgccgacatatggtgcagtagcacgtaagggcgtcccgagttcgaatcccagcttgaggacatttccctaccctacccccctctctctccaactctgtcactgactgctgtttatctgacatgacGCAGCAGGAGAAACAGACACGCATGAGAGAACAGTGGGcaggctcatttgcatttaaagccacaggcaacaaaaacagctacaatgtcctcTAACTCCAAAATTCACATATTCAGCAGGGTATAAAAATGATCTGATGgggattttgagctgaaacttcacaaacacattctggagacaccaaataCTTAACTAAGTGAAGAGTAGCCATGTATTATAAGCAGAAAAATGTGCTACCACCCAGTTATAATGGCAAAATATAGCCCTTCAGGTTGATATAAGACCACAGCAGGGTTTTGAACACACTGTTGGGAGGTTTATTCTGTGATTATTTATTACAGAATAAACCTACTccaagtacactacctgacaagtcttgtcacctatccaagtttttggaacacagaataataacttgacttctagttgatcatttggtatcagatatGGCTTCTATGAAATGCCTCTAGactatgcttattttaccaaaataaaatatgatcatgtcttgattattaattatttaattaggacagtaaggtctgactttgcttagacaaaaatatacagtatagaatataaagtcatggtgcagtggaaaaagaattaatattgagcatgactcccatgagcttggaggactgcatctaaacatctctgcaataacttaaaataattaaataaaaattaaataaaaaatttaaataatttaagtaatctggaatgacaaagtaaacgttcttgcaggactcagagttcatcaagattcatcttcaatgcctcctccatcttaccccagacatgctcaataatattcatgtctagtgactgggctggctaatcctgaagcaccttgaccttctttgctttcagtaatTTTGATGTAGAGGCTAAAGaataagaaggagcgctatcctgctgaagaatttgccctctcctgtggtttataatgtaaagGGTAGCATAAatctcttgatacctcaggctgttgatgttgccatccactctgcagatatgcccccatactgaatgcaaccccaatccatgctttttcctttaccaaacttgactgatctctgtgagaatattgggtctatgctggtttcaataggtcttttgcagtttttgtgatgattgagatgcagtttaacagataatttatcagaaaaatctaccttcactTCCAAATGACactttcaaatgatcaactagaagtcaggttattatttgttgctcttacaacttggatcgacgacaagactttgtcaggtagtgtaataagTTAAGCTTATGATAGCAGTTAAAAAGGAATATCTTTATACTTACAATAAATTCTGAACAGCAATCCGTACCAAATTAAGTTCAACATCAGCCTCAGCAGAGATCTTTTGAATGTGTCGATAGCCATCCACAAAGGGTAAGATCTGCAGGACAACAcgatcaaaatatatataaaccacAAATTATAAAATACTGAGAAACGTTTTTGAAGGCAGCAGGTCAAAATATAATACTTCCTGTTTCACACTGCACGTGTGAGCATGGTTGTGAAAAATGTAACACTAATAAGTATCACAAACATTTATTGGACAGTTGCATCTAAAGtgatgcaacaacaaaaaatactaGTGCTACTAATACTTAATCGTATCGTAATCGCGATGTCAGTCCGTGCGGTTATATGATGGAAACATGGGCTTAACATgggattatattaaataaataataacacataATATCTGAGAACAGTTTTCAGAGCtgctaacaaaacaaaaaaaaaaaaaataataataataatatatatatatatatatatatatatatatcaactagAGATTCGACTGTCCAAGGACtaaaatcagctgtttttttaataaacattcatatatatatatatatatatatatatatatatatatatatatatatatatatatatatatatatatatatatatattttttttttatattatgcaagtatttaaatgaaccGTTGTTATCATCTGCATTCAAATATGCATAATCATTTtgataatttgtaataattcgtctaacatgtcttttgtttacattgcaatgaaagccatgcacaactctcaccgctacggcatgagatgttttctactctgtGCGTCTGGAAGGTGCAAGCACATCGCTCCGCTTGGCCACGCATATTGGCATATTTTCTTGCATTGGAAAATAACGAACCTGCACGCgaaaaagacacgatatgtgaatggcctgctgctatagtatatccagtgtgcatgcgtattagccttggtgtataagctcggaactttaaagtagtgcacaggtggcataactttatttagttgcagcagtttcgttccgtgcaacagaCACACGGCGTTGAGCGCCGCTCgcgtaatgtcaggtgactcacactctgcagccttcaactgcagctcgggCTGTATGTACTGACATACATCAATTTCATAACTTTAGCGgttgtttttcgactgaactaaaaaaaaatttctttaatttatttattatgtcttggtcacactatttggagggcagTAACAAATTGCTGAATTTGGCCCGTgggccaccaattgaatagccctgcagtAGAGGCTCATTCATTTTTTAGTCCAGTAAATTATCATATTTAATAGTGAGAAATCACTAGAAATGTTTAATGATGTACAACCCAAAATTCCAGAAAGGTTTATGGCAGATTTGGCAAAACATTTTGCTTGTACAACATTAAGTTTGTATAATTTTCCTTTCAATCAACTTCCAGATAATTAAACCCTAGAAAAGGAAAGTTGATGTGAAATGGTGTTAAACATGCCGCTCTCCCAACAATCTAAATCCAGAATACAaataatttactcactgaaaacactggaatttttttctttgtacttttgtcaattaaataaaagttaaagtaaAATCAGCTAATTGCATGTTCTtgattttattgaaatttttgcAAGTTGCATTGATTTAACAGCAATGTTTTATTCTAATTCAgtctaattcatttttttttattgaaatgaaaacaaataaaatcaaatatgatAAAAGTACAGGGGAGGACTTTTTATTTACCTGCTGTGTGGTAAGATCCCATTGTGACTTAATAAAGTGGTCCTTATTCTTGGTAAATACCGGTACATCATACTCCTGAACAACCAGAGGGTCTTTCCTTTGTTCAATTAGCTTCAAGTGGATGGTGTTGGAGTCATCTGCCATGAGAGAGGGAAAAGAaggattattaaaacaatatgaaCCAGTGAGATTTATAAACGTATTCAagtttttctatattttatgtataggggacaaaaaaaagattcataaatacatatacCAATAGGGAGGGTGCAGGCTCCTGTAATATTAAGATCCTCCAGAAGTGTGGACATGATAGGCAACAGCTTCTGTTTACTCTCCTCATTTGAAATGAATCCACTTTCAAGCTAATCAAAGACAATTCATCATAtggttattaaatatataaaacataaatacttGGCCATCTGGCAaacgcaagcacacacacacgcatgcatgcacgcacgcacgcacacttaACTTAATCTTTTACCTCAAGAGTCGTGAGGTATCCAGACAGCTTTTTGACAATGGGCtctaaagcagatgtttttgtaCTGGCATCACAGACTAAACCCAAATTGAAGAGCAAGGCATTCCTGCTGTACTTCTTATGCTCAATGCATACTGGACAGCCAATTAGTTTCTTCTCCATGGCAGTCCTTCATTCAGTTTAAAGATATAATACAGGATAATTAATAATACACATAAAGGTCTATTTGCAACatgtaaaaatctttttttttttaatttctttacaaAGTTGGATTTAAAGGACTTATGACAAGGACAATCAGTACctactattttattttgtaaattatgcCTACAGTGAGAAATTGACATTTGGaattaaattatcaaaatttgactgcgtaatataattaaatatatttctacAAACTattgctgggcaaagattaaatggcaaataaattggatccaaaataaaagttgtgtgtgtattatatacatttattaagtaTATGTGATATATGCACACATAGTGAAGGATTGGATTTTTTGATGGATGTCCGCTCCAGAACGAAGCAACTCATATCTTTTCTTATGAATTTATGATTGTTAATATAGTTGAATTTGTGTTTAAGGGCCTAGATTGAAAAATAATGTGAACCTTTGGGTTTAATAACTGGTTGACCCACaaacacatgaaagtgtaaagcacaACAACAAATGTAGAAAGTTATaccgtatcatatttaacaaacagtttagtccaaattttatgtaattttgtggacatggataattgaatattaatcaaatGATGTCATTGTGCTACTGAgccatcagccaatcattgcattgctgatcatgattttgaggattgaTAGAtatgtccttcacaacacacgcagcgatctcaaaTCAATTCCTCTAGATATTTTAATTTGactcgcaaacttgtttgaagaaccaaattaccCAGAGATCCGtcatcaagattaaaagatccaggatctgcctgATATGAAGGTATAAAGAACAGACCCTTGGAAGCACAAACCTGCTCAGGaacaggcttatttcatataaacaggattcagttgtgtcatttaaaaaaaggtgATTCTGAAAGTATATACTAACTGCTCATATATACTTACAATAGTAACCTATAGGTTATTTAGCCTATACTGTACTATCTTTTTGAGAAAATagcaaaacagtaaaaatatatttaaaacaaaaatctgattaaaaaaaaaacaaaaaaacttgtgTAACCTACACAACGAAACAAAGGTACAAAAAGTGTCATGGGGCTCTTCCGCTAAAATTAGgtgttcaaaaaaaaaacattattaatgacCATGTAGGCCTATAGGCTAAATTTTAAGATATCATAATGGAGTTTTTAGACacaaacacatatttaaaaaaaaaggtaccaacccagttttaatacaatttCAATATGATAATAGACTTGACCAATATTCTTGTTTTTTAAGAAACAATAGGCCTAATTTACAGGAGTCATGCACACATTTAGAAAGCTAATATGCCAGTGATTTGAtgttttgcaaaagttgcagataTCTGTCCAATATCGAAAGTTGAATTTGTGTTTAAGGGCCTAGATTATATGATGACCTTAGTGTCATCCCTCTTCAGAGGAAAACTGGAATGATATGCATGTCATTGCTTTTTCTGTATGCGAGGTTATTTGTTTCCTTAGGATCTTCTACCTGGATTTATCCTGATAAGATGCCTGCTGGAGAGCAAGACAGCCTAGAAGTAGTTAAGTAtcatttgtgtatgtttgtgtgtttcttcATCAGTGATAGAAAAATTAATTCCAAACTTTATCAAGGCATTTTGCAGGAAACCGTAAGACCATCTGTCCGCCTACCGAAGCTCAACAGAGGATGGATGATGCAACAGGACAATAATCCAAAGCACAGAAGTAAATGAACAACAGAATGACTTCAACAGAATAATGGAATGGCCCAATCACAGCGCTGACCTCAACCCAATTAAGATACTGTGGCATGACCTCAAGAGAGTGATTCACACCAGACATCCCAAGAATATTGCTGAACTGAAACAgttttgtgaaaaggaatggtcCAGAATCCTTTATGAACGTTGTGTAGGTCTGATCTGAAACTACAGGAAACGTTTGGTTGAGGTTATTGGTGCCAAAGGAGGGTCAACCAGTTATTAAACCCGAAGattcacattttttttccatCCTGCACTGTAAATGTTTACatgttgtgttcaataaaaaacataaaaacatatatttgtgtGGAATTAGTTTAACCAGACTAATGTGTTAGACTAGAGTGTTTTTTAATTCATGCAGGAATCCAAGAAATCCCAAATGAATATAATGTCATAAAACCTTTATATTGGAAGCGATTAATATTTGCTCAGCACTACCCACTTTCCAAATCAAAATGTTTGGCAAGGTAAGTAATTttgaatgcacattttaaaagcatAGCTGGGATAAATCTGTGTGTGCTCTACAATAACGGTGCtaatacaaatgaaattaaacaaacaaacactgcaaCAATTAGATCAATTGTTATGGTGAAGTTCTGTACGTACACTGTTATAAGTTTGTTCTGCAGTTCAGGTTTGGTAATGATGTACACCTGCACAGTATCAAAGAGTTCCCTTGAAATATACTCCTCCGGGACCTTCaatcaaaaataaagaaagaaatacaagataaaataactataatatatatatatatatatatatatatatatatatatatatatatatatatatatatatatatatatatatatatatatattttttttttttttttttttttttaagaaataagcttaaaaaataataacttttctacataacatttctaataactgattcatttaatcttttccatgatgacagtaaaaaatattgtactagatatttttcaagacacttctatacatcttaaagtgacattttaaggcttaactaggttaattaggttaactaggcaggatagggtaattaggcaagttattgtataactatggtttgttatgtagactagCTCataggggctaatacttttgaccctaatggtttttacaaaattaaatactgcttttattctagccaaaataaaacaaataagactttctccagacgaaaaaatattatcagacatgctgtcaaaatttccttcctctgttaaacatcatttaggacaggaaatatttaaaaaagaaaagaaaagaaaattcaaaggaggtctaataattctgactttaactgtgtgtgagtataaatatatgtatgtatatatattcacacacacacacacacacacacacacacacacacacacacgcacacgcacacacactttgaCTCCACACAGTGTATCCTTACTTCCGCCTACACAGAACTCCCCATAAAAAATTCACCCAGCcagctgtatatttactataTGGTTAGATGGTGACTATGGCAGTTTTATGTTGTCTGCATTCAAGGCAAGACATTTGGCttctaaaaaaaacatactgatCTGTGAAATttgaaaaaactttaaaaaaatgggactttaaacagaCCGTATTGCTTTGTGctgctgtctttactgcagatgaagttggtatgTACTTGTCAGCATTTGTCATGTAAAATGTTTAAGACGTTTACAGGgatgctgcacattttttgtcaactttatttttttaaaaccatttttttctatagaagtgtattttatttatgaacataaaatgtcaataaataaaaaaataaataaatcaagactAAAAAAAAATCCCGgttcatttaagcgaggtatgaagaaccGTTTCTGAACAACTGACACCTGAGTCCTGATGGAGTGGTTTTAGAAAAGCACAATGGTATATAGTATATAAATGCTATATAGCATAGGCATGTGCCTATGACACCTGCCCGCCAGTAAAATAAAAGAACAGTTTCCGAGTTGGGAGCGTGTCAGTGagaaatataatgcaatatataaCAAGTAAACACTTGTGGATTTTCATtgacaaaacacaattcatgcgAATTCTTTGCTATTCGTTTTTCTATAAGCAAAGTTAACAAACACTGCTATATTTTCTTGTAATCTATAAAAAGTACACACCTGACGTCGTATTACGACTTGTTAATTCATAAGTATGATCGCAGCAAAACGTCATGTATGTACAACTTTGCTGTGATAAGCCAGTCAACAACATAAACATTATCTTGCTATGCGTACTGTACTCTTTTGCAAACCATGCTGCCAAACATACATTTGCTCCCAAATACATGTTTCTATAATGTTACCTGATATGTGATCTTTGGTCCTAACGTTGGATGAAATTCACTAAAAAATATACAGTCTATTCGTCTATAAGTACCCATTTCCTAAAGTAAATGTGTCTGTTGATGTGAGAACGGTACTGTTTTTCTTCTTGGAATTTTTTTGGCGGTTGGCAACCAGCTTTTTGGAGCATTACCGCCACCATCTGGATGGGAATGCGGATTAGGAGTTAACTAACCCATATATTCTTGTAGTatagtgattaaaaaaataaaatacataaattataatttttatattttatacaactaCTTTACTAAATTCTGTGACTTAACCCCGCGTCTTTCAATAAGTTGTATACATAACAAACATTACTGTTATCCTTCTTGGTTCTATGGCAAGTTGCGAACCAACTTTAGAGGCgcatatcgccacctactgtgatGGAGTGTGAAGAGACTATATAGATTTCTATAATCCACtgttcttaaagagcccatattttacatgaaatagggtcatatttaggttgtaagggtctccagcaacagtctaatatgcatgcaaggtcaaaaaacactttcatggtcttataatctgcatctatttttacctaattatcccagcgactcccatatgaatcgttcagcgattcatttgttcccaaacctctcctcagcgcgaagctaatttgcgctgattggaccgatgacagcctgctgcgattggtcgacgacactgacaggcttcagcgcgagacagagtgaaatgcccagcagctaatcaacagtataaaagtagtcacagtgcatacacgcttcatagtggattttggctgccagtgggtgaatgtaaatacagacgatggactagaaaatactgacgactaactattttatcaagcaaaaagtccaagaactggcgagtagatctcctagcccatcacagtctacctgctcttttcacacacacacacacacacacacacacacacacacacacacacacacacacacacacacagggccggcgcgtccatggCGCCATAGcggcgtcggcgacacctccctcaccacccgcgtcctcagttatatccgcaaaTAATAAACCCCCCACCGCCCCCGTCTTCAATTTCAACCGCgacccggtcctcactttactaacgggtccctttcATTTTCACTATCgcgttgagggcggcgtgatcatcctttgcctagagcggcagttcaacTTGCTCCGGTGCTACGCACACACATTAGACTCCTCCCcagagaacacaacacacacctagagcaccagttcagcttgctgggtgcaatttagacacctcacctcgaacctgagctgaactattttgaaacttgaccgttgcatgtgtgtagaaacagctgatgattcgtaaacaaagcggcacgcgtaataattttaatcgcacatacttacacttgtgaaatgggggaagaaactgattcatcatgcactgatccatgttctgacagtctttactgatccttcctttaacaaaccgatgaagtcttctttgtaagcatgtagttttcagaagcactcgatctgctcaaggctgggctatattgctgaggtttcatctttgattagactgtcaataatatccatctgcacagcgtgacttcattcgaccggtgtctgtgtgtgtctctgtgtgtgtgtgttgctttttttctgttagtgggcggggccgcaggtttcaaatctcccgggcttgcgcatgcaactacttgtgtttcgtagccgcgtcatcgcgaaacaactaatgactcgttatcaagacgactcgtttgaagcactatgagtcgactcttttatagatgaatcaatagttttaaacactgtacacttacagatttaagccttagctggatatttcacttcacttagagctgtgtgacacactacatggaagggcattttcaaaaacccataatatgggctctttaaagttaAAGGGGGATAGGTTGGACATCAACTTTTGTACCAGCGTCATCCCTGTGTATTTGTAAAGACCCACCGGTTTTGTCCAAGCAGTATATTTGCGGTCTTCCTCATGGACTGGGGTATTATAAAACATAGATACTAAGTCCATGGTGCTGAAATAACAGTTACCTCCCAAAGACGCGAGAGCATCATCCTGATGAAGCAATGGATATGGGTGTTTTTCTGTTCTTTGGTTCAGCCACCTAAAGTATGTGCATATTTGAAGATCTCCAGGTGGTTTCCAGACCAGGACTAAAGGTGAAGCCCATTCACTATTGGACTGCCGAATGATACCATGTGCCTCCATTTCATCCAAAATCAGTGTCAATTTGTGGTAATTGGCTAATGGAACCCTTCTGTATGGTAGACGGAATGGTTTTTCATCTTTTGGGTGAACAATATCTTATTTcctggaaaaaaagaaaaatatagaaagaaaaaatataaatgtataaaaaactcACACTACCTAAAGTCACATGAAGATGGATCTTATACTGCTTAAAATagagaaaaaacactaaaaagcacATTACAAAAGCCAAACTAGAAATAGAAATAATGGAGCATCACCTTAAAGTGAGAAATGTATAGGAATAAAATATGTTACACATTGAAAGGTGTGTGTATAAAGCAACGTAAAAAAGAAGCATTTTGtccaaactatttaattaaacatatttttgacAAATCATGTCTCTCTTTGGTCTGCTTGGGTCATTGAGGGTTCTTCTGGGTCAAGCTGAATCGTGTCTGTGGTTTAGGGTGTCATCATATAGGGCATACATGAGTATCCTTTGTCTCCCAGCAAGTAACCATTGTAGTATCCAGTAATGATTGAGgtgttatttgttcattttc
Above is a window of Danio aesculapii chromosome 6, fDanAes4.1, whole genome shotgun sequence DNA encoding:
- the nprl2 gene encoding GATOR complex protein NPRL2, with the translated sequence MGTYRRIDCIFFSEFHPTLGPKITYQVPEEYISRELFDTVQVYIITKPELQNKLITVTAMEKKLIGCPVCIEHKKYSRNALLFNLGLVCDASTKTSALEPIVKKLSGYLTTLELESGFISNEESKQKLLPIMSTLLEDLNITGACTLPIDDSNTIHLKLIEQRKDPLVVQEYDVPVFTKNKDHFIKSQWDLTTQQILPFVDGYRHIQKISAEADVELNLVRIAVQNLLYYDVVTLVSIFQYSNVYCTTPKVQNLIDKKCLQEECLHYVSKPGQRTSLRDVFQLYCGLTPGTTVRDLCSRYSHQLQKVDDRKLIQFGLMKGLIRRLQKYPVKVVRDERSRPPRLYTGCHSYDEICCKTGMSYRELDERLENDPNIVVCWK